In Streptomyces sp. 1331.2, one genomic interval encodes:
- a CDS encoding copper chaperone PCu(A)C, with protein sequence MTSRSGTSPPGSAGCPTPCRRPATSRWTTPRTSASTSPRSRAPDYQKITIYQTTTESETSKMVKLDKVTLSAKGGFAFTPGEHHLMLEKPTRLIKPGDNAKIVFFLSDGKVFKARIPVRTSPELY encoded by the coding sequence CTGACGTCACGGTCCGGGACAAGTCCGCCTGGGTCCGCTGGCTGCCCAACGCCCTGCCGGCGGCCGGCTACATCACGCTGGACAACTCCTCGGACCAGCGCCTCGACATCACCAAGATCACGAGCCCCCGATTACCAGAAGATCACGATCTACCAGACCACCACCGAGAGCGAGACCTCGAAGATGGTCAAACTGGACAAGGTCACCCTGTCCGCCAAGGGCGGCTTCGCCTTCACGCCGGGCGAGCACCACCTCATGCTGGAGAAGCCGACCCGCCTGATCAAGCCCGGCGACAACGCCAAGATCGTCTTCTTCCTGAGCGACGGCAAGGTCTTCAAGGCCCGCATCCCCGTGCGCACCTCCCCCGAGCTGTACTGA